A single Tuberibacillus sp. Marseille-P3662 DNA region contains:
- a CDS encoding TetR/AcrR family transcriptional regulator, translating into MVDKDQVESIYELTIEDNKQLTEKQRNIIKAAVDIFARKGFAGSSTSEIAKQAGVAEGTIFRHYTTKKALLIAIVSPVMSRLVAPFLIQDLNKVLDHDYETFGDFLKALLLNRQVFLKKNLPILKIMLQEIPFQPELKEQFKQHVGRQVFNKLAVIVEHYQSKGQIINIPASSVIRMTASSVAGYLLSRFVLLPEVEWNEEIEMDRTIEFIMKGLTPQ; encoded by the coding sequence ATGGTTGATAAGGATCAAGTCGAATCCATATATGAATTAACGATAGAAGACAACAAACAATTAACTGAAAAGCAGCGAAACATTATCAAAGCGGCGGTTGATATCTTTGCAAGAAAAGGCTTTGCAGGTTCGTCTACAAGTGAAATCGCTAAACAAGCTGGGGTAGCTGAAGGGACGATTTTCCGGCATTATACCACGAAGAAGGCGTTACTCATCGCCATTGTTTCACCCGTCATGAGTCGATTAGTTGCCCCTTTCTTAATCCAAGATCTTAACAAGGTTCTTGATCACGACTATGAAACCTTTGGTGATTTCCTTAAAGCTTTGCTACTGAATCGACAAGTGTTCCTAAAAAAGAATTTGCCGATTCTCAAAATTATGCTGCAGGAAATCCCATTTCAGCCGGAATTGAAAGAACAATTTAAACAACATGTAGGTAGGCAAGTGTTTAATAAATTGGCCGTGATTGTTGAACATTATCAATCCAAAGGCCAAATTATTAATATCCCGGCGTCATCTGTCATTAGGATGACGGCGTCGTCCGTTGCGGGCTACCTTTTATCAAGGTTTGTCCTGCTACCAGAAGTTGAATGGAATGAAGAGATTGAAATGGATCGTACCATTGAATTTATAATGAAGGGTCTAACCCCACAATAG
- a CDS encoding GNAT family N-acetyltransferase has translation MIREALKTDISSIAKVHVDSWRSTYGSIVDQDVLQQLSYDEKEKQWQQILDQDSKLNRTFVAFDDTGDMAGFLSVGSNRLEPYAYEGELYAVYLLSDYQGQGYGRRLLKKGAEHLYEHGIDNMTVAVLSENPAVGFYQRMGAQPLGYQTIRIGRLDVQETILGWSSLYALN, from the coding sequence ATGATACGAGAAGCGTTAAAAACAGATATTAGTAGCATTGCTAAAGTCCACGTTGACAGTTGGCGGTCAACCTACGGGTCCATTGTTGATCAAGATGTGCTCCAGCAATTATCTTACGATGAGAAAGAGAAACAATGGCAACAAATTCTAGACCAAGATTCCAAGCTGAACCGAACATTCGTTGCTTTCGATGATACCGGTGATATGGCCGGCTTTTTGAGTGTTGGATCGAATCGTCTTGAACCATATGCTTATGAGGGTGAGCTCTATGCCGTTTATTTATTGTCTGACTATCAGGGACAAGGATATGGCCGTCGGTTATTGAAAAAGGGTGCCGAACATCTATATGAGCATGGGATCGATAATATGACCGTCGCTGTGTTAAGTGAGAATCCTGCAGTTGGTTTCTACCAACGAATGGGAGCACAGCCACTTGGCTATCAAACGATTCGCATCGGGCGATTGGATGTGCAAGAAACCATTTTAGGTTGGTCGTCTTTGTATGCTTTGAATTAG
- a CDS encoding retropepsin-like aspartic protease, with the protein MHIRIENQLPIAELSLQYLNHEPVELNHVLIDTGSAATVLDTDCASEAGVMFHVLSGKPAKMYGVGGQSEWVYQQLIHDISFNHVTFPSFTIQLGDIQGQYGFDAILGTDFLKRYGLTLDFGLIS; encoded by the coding sequence ATGCATATTCGTATAGAAAACCAATTACCCATTGCAGAACTAAGTCTTCAATATCTGAACCATGAGCCAGTTGAGTTGAATCACGTATTAATTGATACGGGATCCGCAGCTACCGTACTTGATACAGATTGTGCCTCAGAAGCAGGGGTTATGTTCCACGTACTCTCGGGAAAGCCCGCAAAAATGTATGGGGTTGGCGGTCAGAGTGAATGGGTTTATCAGCAGCTGATTCATGATATCTCGTTTAATCATGTTACGTTTCCGTCTTTTACCATTCAATTAGGTGATATTCAAGGTCAATACGGATTTGACGCGATTTTAGGGACGGATTTTCTCAAGCGATACGGACTGACGCTTGACTTCGGTTTGATTTCTTGA
- a CDS encoding cysteine hydrolase family protein — translation MRALLVIDVQEGLLQLTDSNQTVASIKQIMNDFQAKKEPIIAMRHFDEAEGSPVQKGTSGVNLHPDIEANVDHIVEKQTPSAFFNTSLQPLLEQLKIDHVTIVGYNTEFCCQFTAIAAYDRGYQVTFIEEATGTVNTAEDYELPDLNVQDFVETVLHQSGVIEVLNLEEYQDHYKPIHT, via the coding sequence ATGCGAGCTTTGCTAGTGATTGATGTGCAAGAAGGGTTGTTGCAGTTGACGGATTCTAATCAAACAGTCGCAAGTATTAAACAAATTATGAATGATTTTCAGGCTAAGAAAGAGCCGATCATTGCAATGCGCCATTTTGATGAAGCAGAAGGCAGTCCGGTGCAAAAAGGAACGTCTGGTGTCAATCTTCATCCTGACATTGAGGCTAACGTTGATCATATTGTAGAAAAACAAACGCCGAGCGCTTTTTTTAACACAAGTCTACAACCGTTATTAGAGCAATTAAAGATTGACCATGTCACCATTGTGGGTTATAACACGGAATTTTGTTGTCAATTCACGGCAATTGCCGCTTATGATCGCGGGTATCAGGTGACCTTCATTGAAGAAGCAACTGGGACGGTTAATACTGCTGAGGACTATGAATTGCCTGATCTCAATGTTCAGGATTTCGTCGAAACCGTCTTGCATCAGTCCGGAGTGATTGAAGTTTTAAATCTAGAAGAATATCAAGATCACTATAAACCCATTCATACATAA
- a CDS encoding CBO0543 family protein, which yields MNRLLLWIFLIVGFILLYYSFKQSPRKKESLIVFLLTAYIDSFLGTLVVGANLVQYPVKFLSQYFSSSILFEYLLLPVVAVYLYKRTYQSTFTEMILHTALYTTLLTIIEVSFERYTDLIKYQDWSWLFTFTGEFILLILIRSFMRLINK from the coding sequence ATGAACAGATTATTACTATGGATATTTCTTATTGTTGGCTTCATACTATTGTATTATAGTTTTAAACAATCTCCCAGAAAAAAAGAATCGCTGATCGTTTTCTTATTAACAGCCTATATCGACTCTTTTCTTGGTACATTAGTTGTTGGAGCAAACCTTGTTCAGTATCCTGTCAAGTTTTTAAGTCAATATTTCAGTTCAAGTATTCTTTTTGAATATCTTTTACTCCCAGTTGTCGCTGTATATCTTTATAAGAGAACTTATCAATCAACATTTACCGAGATGATCCTACACACAGCTCTATACACCACTTTATTAACAATCATTGAAGTGAGCTTCGAGAGATATACTGATCTCATTAAATATCAAGACTGGTCATGGCTGTTCACATTCACAGGTGAATTTATACTTCTTATTCTAATTCGTTCCTTCATGCGATTGATCAATAAATAG
- a CDS encoding ABC transporter ATP-binding protein — protein MVETHFLQAKSISQIYGSHQVLRDINININKPEIYGLLGPSGAGKTTLVKMIAGLESPSTGKIYVLNTEMPHLKVMEKIGYMAQSDALYSELTAKENLNFFASLYGLKKRTINHRLEQAFSSVGLEDAINQKVGHYSGGMKRRLSLAIAMIHRPALLILDEPTVGIDPVLRQRIWKTFQEFKRNGTCIIITTHVMDEAEKCDRLGMVRDGRLMAEGTPEQLKAETDRATIESAFLYYGGTE, from the coding sequence ATTGTGGAAACCCATTTTCTTCAAGCTAAAAGTATCAGTCAAATTTATGGATCCCATCAGGTGTTAAGAGATATTAATATTAATATCAACAAGCCAGAAATTTACGGATTGTTAGGACCATCAGGCGCGGGAAAGACGACATTGGTGAAGATGATTGCTGGTCTTGAATCACCAAGTACTGGTAAAATTTATGTTTTGAATACCGAAATGCCTCATTTAAAGGTTATGGAGAAGATTGGATATATGGCACAGTCAGATGCTCTGTATAGTGAATTGACAGCGAAAGAGAACCTAAACTTCTTTGCCTCATTGTATGGACTGAAAAAAAGAACCATTAACCATCGTTTGGAACAAGCTTTTAGCAGTGTTGGATTAGAGGATGCGATCAATCAAAAAGTAGGTCATTATTCCGGGGGGATGAAACGTCGTCTATCGTTAGCGATTGCAATGATTCATCGTCCGGCCTTATTAATTTTGGATGAACCGACAGTAGGCATTGATCCGGTGCTAAGACAGCGGATATGGAAAACATTTCAAGAGTTCAAGCGAAATGGCACATGCATCATCATCACCACACACGTGATGGACGAAGCGGAAAAATGTGATCGATTGGGCATGGTCCGTGATGGCAGATTAATGGCTGAAGGGACGCCAGAACAACTCAAAGCAGAAACAGATAGGGCAACCATTGAAAGTGCATTTTTATACTATGGGGGGACAGAATGA
- a CDS encoding SPL family radical SAM protein, whose protein sequence is MQKHIEYKSPQSILTKTGGYLEGYSHSLNPYTGCAYGCEFCYVRQMPVGLFRKEAWGTWVDVKQVTQDKLYRELRNAKKKGPVTIFMSSSTDPYQPIEMKTTTTRHLLEVLVDEVPDFLFVQTRSPFVTRDLDLLTQMKSRVRISMTIETDCEDVRRAFAPSAPPIQARMQAIKTFTDAGFDAQVAVAPLLPHSDNFAQQLAEITSRVCIDDFFMGDGSGGRRTERMGIKSIYDQHHWSHWYRRNAHHFLLAQLNKHFDNTNIFISQEGFLPF, encoded by the coding sequence ATGCAAAAGCATATTGAATATAAATCACCTCAGTCAATACTGACGAAAACAGGTGGTTATCTTGAAGGATACTCACATTCGTTAAATCCTTACACCGGATGTGCTTATGGATGTGAATTTTGTTACGTAAGGCAAATGCCTGTGGGGTTATTCCGGAAAGAGGCATGGGGGACCTGGGTTGACGTCAAGCAAGTCACACAGGACAAGTTATACCGTGAACTCAGAAACGCCAAGAAAAAAGGACCGGTCACCATCTTTATGTCATCCAGTACCGACCCTTATCAACCTATTGAAATGAAAACTACAACGACACGACATTTATTAGAGGTTTTAGTGGATGAGGTGCCGGACTTTTTATTCGTGCAAACGCGGAGTCCATTTGTAACACGTGATCTAGATTTATTAACTCAAATGAAATCACGTGTTCGTATCAGCATGACGATTGAAACTGATTGTGAGGATGTCAGACGCGCATTTGCTCCCTCGGCACCGCCGATTCAGGCACGAATGCAGGCCATTAAGACGTTTACGGACGCTGGGTTCGATGCACAAGTCGCGGTCGCACCTCTTCTCCCACACAGTGATAACTTCGCGCAACAGTTAGCTGAAATCACGTCCCGTGTCTGCATCGATGACTTTTTCATGGGTGACGGCAGCGGCGGCCGCCGCACCGAGCGTATGGGAATTAAATCTATCTATGATCAACATCATTGGAGCCATTGGTACCGACGGAATGCTCACCACTTCTTATTGGCGCAATTAAACAAACACTTTGATAACACTAACATCTTTATTAGTCAAGAAGGCTTCCTGCCTTTTTAA
- a CDS encoding NUDIX hydrolase → MVEEPQWLQYAKQLQAIAQAGLHYGHDAFDKERYEQIRAMSVDIMSRYTELDEQKVRDLFANESGYQTPKIDIRAVVFKDDAILLVREKSDGQWCLPGGWADIGFTLSENVRREAKEEAGIDVQPKRILAVHDTEHHNVPIAPYGIYKLFVQCDGYGGDFQTNIETSDAQFFPYNQLPPLSEGRTNHEQLKMCFEARDTSTFEPDFD, encoded by the coding sequence ATGGTCGAAGAACCTCAATGGCTTCAATACGCCAAACAATTGCAAGCGATTGCTCAAGCTGGACTTCATTACGGTCATGATGCTTTTGACAAAGAGCGGTATGAGCAGATTCGGGCAATGAGTGTTGACATCATGAGTCGCTATACGGAGCTTGATGAGCAGAAAGTCAGAGATTTATTTGCAAATGAATCAGGCTATCAAACACCGAAAATTGACATCCGTGCTGTCGTTTTTAAGGATGACGCTATTCTTCTCGTCCGAGAAAAATCGGATGGGCAGTGGTGTTTGCCCGGGGGTTGGGCTGATATCGGCTTTACATTGAGTGAAAATGTACGAAGAGAGGCAAAGGAAGAGGCGGGGATCGACGTACAGCCAAAACGAATCCTTGCCGTTCATGACACTGAACACCATAATGTTCCAATCGCGCCGTATGGCATCTATAAATTGTTCGTTCAATGTGACGGGTATGGTGGTGATTTTCAAACCAATATTGAAACAAGTGACGCGCAATTTTTTCCCTACAATCAGTTGCCACCCCTATCTGAAGGTCGCACAAATCATGAACAGTTAAAGATGTGTTTTGAGGCAAGGGATACTAGTACGTTTGAACCTGATTTTGATTAA
- a CDS encoding M1 family metallopeptidase, translating into MNHLLKTCIMAVTGICLILGMSVPSVHAQVGSIPKNTNHTGKDVNVPQSTFKQYLKAPIKPSSVGLGPAKPKYDMDIRYDAEKHSVAGSMEVSFKNNLGSDLENVYFNLWPNADVFTENDGGITVENVKVNGKQANYKVNKTKLHISDVKLKTGKRATVRMDFNVKVPHQQDRFGWYNQTVSLGNWFPILAVYDNEGWNLDPYYPYGEAFYSLTSQFDVTLTTDASQVIATTGTEIGQPKVKNGKATHRYKAHHVRDFALEMDPTYHKETKKVNNVKVNVYYTDQYAKHADALMASGERSIQLFSDKFGRYPWPELDIVSMEGWFGGMEYPQLVMISFAGQTTDQQVESVTAHEIGHQWFYGIIGNNEHDEPWLDESFATYSAALYDGTLDQLTTPAPEADYAHLSSPVATFTEHAAEGGINTYYSTIYDYGSRTLNDLRLKLGDDVFYEAMNDYFKAKKFDVTTTSDFIKAMETSSGKDLTEFFNNHRVFISDQR; encoded by the coding sequence ATGAATCATTTGTTAAAAACTTGCATAATGGCAGTGACAGGCATCTGCCTAATCCTTGGTATGTCAGTTCCTTCCGTCCATGCTCAGGTTGGTTCCATTCCTAAAAACACTAATCATACAGGTAAGGATGTCAACGTACCGCAATCTACATTTAAACAATATCTGAAGGCACCGATTAAGCCATCTTCTGTTGGTTTAGGGCCAGCAAAACCTAAATATGATATGGACATCCGGTATGATGCTGAAAAGCATTCAGTAGCAGGGTCGATGGAAGTTAGTTTTAAAAACAATCTTGGTTCTGATTTGGAAAATGTCTACTTCAATCTCTGGCCAAATGCCGATGTATTTACAGAAAATGATGGCGGTATAACGGTCGAAAACGTTAAAGTTAACGGCAAACAAGCAAATTATAAAGTCAACAAAACCAAGTTGCACATTTCTGACGTCAAACTAAAAACAGGAAAACGCGCCACTGTTCGCATGGACTTTAATGTCAAAGTCCCGCACCAACAGGATCGGTTTGGTTGGTACAATCAAACCGTATCACTTGGAAACTGGTTCCCTATTCTAGCTGTCTACGATAACGAAGGTTGGAATCTTGATCCATATTACCCCTACGGTGAAGCTTTCTATTCATTGACGAGTCAATTTGATGTCACACTGACGACAGATGCGTCTCAAGTGATCGCGACAACGGGTACTGAAATCGGTCAACCGAAAGTTAAAAACGGGAAAGCGACGCACCGTTACAAAGCCCATCATGTCAGGGACTTTGCACTTGAGATGGATCCCACCTATCATAAGGAAACGAAAAAAGTGAACAACGTCAAAGTCAATGTCTATTATACGGATCAATACGCAAAACATGCTGATGCGCTCATGGCATCAGGTGAAAGAAGTATTCAACTCTTCAGTGATAAATTCGGGCGTTATCCTTGGCCTGAATTGGATATCGTCAGCATGGAAGGATGGTTCGGCGGCATGGAATATCCGCAACTTGTCATGATCAGTTTTGCCGGACAAACAACGGATCAACAAGTGGAGTCGGTGACCGCCCATGAGATTGGCCACCAATGGTTCTATGGCATCATCGGTAATAATGAACATGATGAACCATGGTTGGACGAATCATTTGCCACTTATTCTGCGGCATTATACGACGGTACGCTTGATCAACTCACAACACCGGCTCCGGAGGCGGACTACGCTCACCTATCATCACCGGTAGCAACATTTACTGAGCATGCGGCTGAAGGTGGCATCAATACCTATTACTCTACCATTTATGATTATGGTTCAAGAACGTTGAATGACTTGCGCTTAAAACTCGGTGATGACGTCTTCTATGAAGCCATGAATGATTATTTCAAAGCTAAAAAGTTCGATGTCACAACCACTTCTGATTTCATCAAGGCCATGGAGACATCCAGTGGAAAGGATCTTACCGAATTCTTTAATAATCACAGGGTGTTTATTTCAGATCAACGATAG
- a CDS encoding winged helix-turn-helix domain-containing protein, translating to MKPFSVNRSAVRRFLLEKQGLVSHHESTPASDPETVLQMICQLECVQLDPVSVVERNQHLVLGNRLSGYKPEHLNILLTQGKVLEYIANAACVMPIEDYSILGPVRERLQRQVEQPLKQLDHVATAVLNRLETEGPLPSRAFKSNNRVHGYWDNQTPNTKETSQALNLLLDGGFIRVVYREGNERFFAITKRTIPENIRQHAETLSMSEAQALLTKKYMRAYRLFDPQDARFGWQKMTAAERRAEIDEQVSAGTVIPLDINNVKRPYFILADDLDKLREMDREVSKDPVSIDGPIRFLSPLDNLLWRRERLVDLFDFRYRWEIYTPQSKRRYGPYAMPILYGDRLIGRIDPRLDRKDQRLLIRLLQLEPDIELTPEMRRSIQDELNRFAAFHQARDIVIEQTEPNTLNI from the coding sequence ATGAAACCCTTCTCTGTAAATCGTTCGGCTGTCCGTCGTTTCCTGCTTGAGAAACAGGGGCTAGTTTCTCATCATGAAAGTACTCCAGCTTCTGATCCTGAGACAGTACTACAAATGATCTGCCAACTTGAGTGTGTCCAGCTTGACCCCGTTTCCGTCGTGGAGCGTAACCAACATTTGGTTTTAGGCAATCGACTGTCGGGATACAAACCCGAACATTTAAATATATTGCTAACCCAAGGTAAAGTCCTTGAATACATCGCTAATGCTGCATGTGTGATGCCCATCGAGGATTATTCAATTCTTGGACCTGTTCGTGAACGCCTACAAAGGCAGGTTGAGCAACCGCTAAAGCAATTGGATCACGTTGCCACAGCTGTTCTTAATCGTTTGGAAACTGAGGGACCGCTGCCATCGCGCGCATTTAAATCAAACAACCGCGTGCATGGTTATTGGGATAACCAAACACCAAACACAAAAGAAACATCACAGGCTTTGAATCTTCTGCTTGATGGTGGTTTTATAAGAGTTGTCTATCGGGAAGGCAATGAACGCTTTTTTGCTATCACCAAGCGCACGATTCCTGAAAATATTCGTCAGCATGCGGAAACTCTCAGCATGTCGGAAGCTCAAGCATTACTTACTAAAAAATACATGCGAGCGTACCGCCTGTTTGACCCGCAGGATGCTCGATTTGGGTGGCAAAAGATGACGGCTGCTGAACGTCGTGCCGAGATTGACGAACAAGTTTCGGCAGGTACCGTCATACCCTTGGATATTAATAACGTCAAACGACCGTATTTCATTCTAGCTGATGACCTTGACAAACTTCGAGAAATGGATCGAGAAGTGTCTAAGGATCCAGTGTCTATAGATGGTCCAATCCGGTTTCTATCACCTTTAGATAATTTACTGTGGCGCCGAGAACGTTTAGTGGATCTGTTTGATTTCCGTTACCGATGGGAAATTTACACACCACAATCGAAACGGCGTTACGGACCATATGCCATGCCCATTTTATACGGAGATCGTTTGATTGGACGCATCGACCCACGATTGGACAGAAAGGATCAGCGTCTCCTTATCCGTCTGCTTCAACTTGAACCTGATATTGAATTAACGCCGGAAATGCGCCGTTCTATTCAAGACGAACTGAATAGGTTCGCCGCTTTTCACCAAGCCCGTGATATTGTAATTGAACAAACCGAACCGAATACCCTCAATATCTAA
- a CDS encoding ABC transporter permease: MRIQAMFIRIIKQFFRDPRTLALLIIAPLFVLTLLSLVFTDKTYHPDIALVDPPAIFEHKIETTKATVTVLPEHEASERLHDTELDAIVRFNAQKPMLTIEGSDPSANRATLRAIQQVFKSSQGTVNQSIDINYLHGSEDMNTFDNFGPVFIGFFAFFFVFLIAGVSFLRERTTGTLERLLTTPLRRFEIVVGYILGFGFFTAIQTFVLAWFAIYILDMMMVGNFMYVILVTLLTAFTALTLGTLLSAFANNELQMIQFIPLVIVPQFFFSGVFNLETVSDWVSWIGPMTPLYYVADALRDVMIRGYGWQEIALNIYVLLGFALVFMTLNVLALKKHRRL; this comes from the coding sequence ATGCGAATTCAAGCGATGTTTATCAGAATTATTAAGCAATTTTTTCGCGATCCACGAACTTTAGCCCTTTTAATTATTGCCCCGTTATTTGTATTAACTCTATTATCCTTAGTTTTTACAGATAAAACCTATCATCCGGATATTGCTCTCGTCGATCCACCAGCAATCTTTGAACATAAGATCGAGACCACAAAGGCCACTGTTACAGTGTTACCTGAACATGAAGCCAGTGAACGATTGCATGACACAGAGTTGGATGCCATCGTCCGTTTTAATGCTCAAAAACCGATGTTAACCATAGAGGGCAGTGATCCTAGTGCGAATCGGGCTACGCTCCGGGCCATCCAACAAGTGTTTAAAAGCAGTCAAGGGACAGTTAACCAATCGATTGATATTAACTATTTGCATGGTTCAGAAGACATGAATACATTTGATAACTTTGGACCTGTTTTTATTGGCTTTTTTGCGTTTTTCTTTGTCTTTTTGATTGCTGGTGTATCCTTCCTTAGGGAAAGAACCACTGGAACATTGGAACGGTTGTTGACAACGCCATTACGCCGGTTTGAAATTGTTGTTGGATATATTCTTGGATTTGGATTTTTTACAGCTATTCAAACGTTCGTTTTGGCATGGTTTGCGATTTATATTTTAGATATGATGATGGTTGGAAACTTTATGTATGTGATTTTAGTAACCCTGTTAACTGCCTTTACAGCGCTAACCTTAGGGACATTGTTATCAGCATTTGCTAATAATGAGTTACAGATGATTCAATTTATTCCCTTAGTGATTGTTCCACAATTTTTTTTCTCTGGCGTTTTCAATTTAGAAACGGTGTCTGATTGGGTCAGTTGGATTGGTCCTATGACACCTCTCTATTATGTCGCTGATGCTTTAAGGGACGTCATGATTAGAGGCTACGGCTGGCAAGAAATCGCACTTAATATCTATGTGTTACTCGGATTCGCTCTAGTATTTATGACACTGAATGTGCTGGCATTGAAGAAGCATCGTCGGCTATAA
- a CDS encoding CBO0543 family protein, translating to MHITITIWALFAALRWGDWEHLYEYHTTMLYMSTMNLLYFFLTFQYPLWEVQAHLIPSYTIVSLLYTFIVFPCTVILFLSNYPTTSIKKWIHIGKWIAIYIGIEWIGGLFGHIIYHHGWNLSWSLIFLCIMFPMLRLHHRRPYTAYLISIFIIISLMMIFNVQSFDI from the coding sequence ATGCACATAACAATCACTATATGGGCATTATTTGCAGCCTTGCGATGGGGTGACTGGGAACATTTATATGAATATCACACCACAATGCTCTATATGTCGACCATGAATTTATTATATTTTTTTCTAACATTCCAATATCCTTTGTGGGAAGTTCAGGCTCATTTAATTCCTTCCTACACGATTGTATCCCTTCTCTATACATTCATTGTTTTCCCGTGTACAGTCATACTATTTTTATCTAACTATCCTACAACTTCTATAAAGAAGTGGATTCATATCGGGAAATGGATTGCGATCTATATAGGGATTGAATGGATCGGGGGACTCTTTGGGCACATCATTTATCATCATGGCTGGAATTTGAGCTGGTCCTTGATATTTCTTTGTATTATGTTTCCCATGTTAAGACTTCACCATCGAAGACCTTACACTGCATACCTTATCTCTATTTTTATTATTATCTCTTTAATGATGATTTTTAACGTCCAATCATTCGACATATAA